In Xiphias gladius isolate SHS-SW01 ecotype Sanya breed wild chromosome 6, ASM1685928v1, whole genome shotgun sequence, a single genomic region encodes these proteins:
- the tnni3k gene encoding serine/threonine-protein kinase TNNI3K isoform X1, whose product MGNYKSRPSLTCTDEWKKKVGESYSVIVEKLEDDLKLKDSELVELKLAFGCHKPVMVGFLWLSSDEAFQKVNLSYRTEKGLSLLHLCCACGGNKAHIRALMLKGLRPSRLSRNGFTALHLAAYKDNAELVTALLHGGSDVQQVGYGALTPLHVATLAGHHEAADILLQHGAYVNVQDAVFFTPLHIACYNGHEQVAKLLLKFGADVNASGEVGDRPLHLAAAKGFLSIIKLLMGDGSKANINAQDNEDHVPLHFCARFGHHEIVRFLLQGNFDVQPHSVNIYGDSPLHLACYNGKFAAVKEIIQLSGTESLSKENIFSETVLHSACTYGKDLEMVKFLLSQNSMSINHQGRDGHTALHSACFHGHIRLVQFLLDSGADMNLVACDPSRSSGEKDEQTCLMWAYEKGHDAIVTLLKHYKRPDDSPCNEYSQPGGDGSYVSVPSPLGKIKSMTKEKAEVLLLRASLPSHFHLQLSELEFNEIIGSGSFGRVYKGKCRNKIVAIKRYRASTYCSKSDVDMFCREVSILCRLNHPCIIHFVGACLDDPSQFAIVTQYVSGGSLFSLLHEQKRLIDLQSKLIIAIDVAKGMEYLHNLTQPIIHRDLNSHNILLYEDGHAVVADFGESRFLQSVEEDNMTKQPGNLRWMAPEVFTQCTRYSVKADMFSYALCLWELLTGEIPFAHLKPAAAAADMAYHHIRPPIGYSIPKPISALLMRGWNASPEDRPEFSEVVSNLDECLCNVELMSPASSNSSGSLSPSSSSDYLLGRGGPGRSHVAALRSRFELEYAVNSRAYASWTQSERRQASRGLSLEELRRTMQFSPIDRNGYVSDPMSTMRFRSSFSSSSSFEDSNQHY is encoded by the exons ATGGGAAATTACAAATCAAGACCGTCTCTGACGTGTACAG ACGAGTGGAAGAAGAAGGTGGGCGAGTCGTACTCTGTGATCGTCGAGAAGTTGGAAGACGACCTCAAGCTCAAAGACAGTGAGCTCGTGGAGCTCAAACTTGCTTTCGG TTGTCACAAGCCGGTGATGGTTGGTTTTCTGTGGCTCAGCTCTGATGAGGCTTTTCAGAAGGTGAACTTGAGCTACCGAACAGAGAAGGGGCTGTCGTTGCTGCATCTCTGCTGCGCATGTGGAG GGAACAAGGCCCATATCCGCGCCCTGATGCTTAAAGGCCTGCGTCCTTCGAGACTGTCCAGGAATGGATTCACTGCGCTCCACCTGGCTGCTTACAAG GACAACGCAGAGCTGGTGACTGCGCTTCTTCACGGTGGGTCAGATGTGCAGCAGGTGGGATACGGTGCCCTCACCCCCCTGCATGTCGCCACATTGGCTGGGCACCATGAG GCTGCAGATATTCTCCTACAGCACGGGGCTTATGTGAATGTCCAAGATGCTGTGTTTTTCACTCCACTGCATATTGCTTGCTACAATGGCCATGAGCAG GTGGCAAAGCTTCTTctgaagtttggggcagatgTGAATGCGAGTGGTGAGGTGGGTGACCGGCCGCTGCACCTGGCTGCAGCCAAGGGCTTCCTCAGCATCATCAAACTGCTAATGGGGGATGGGAGCAAAGCTAACA TTAATGCTCAGGACAACGAAGATCACGTTCCTCTCCACTTCTGCGCTCGTTTTGGTCACCATGAGATTGTGCGCTTCCTCCTGCAGGGCAACTTTGACGTACAGCCTCACTCCGTCAACATCTACGGGGACTCACCATTACACTT GGCCTGCTATAATGGCAAATTTGCAGCAGTGAAGGAGATTATACAACTTTCTGGTACAGAAAGTCTTTCAAAGGAGAACATATTCAGCGAGACAGTACTTCACAG TGCATGCACCTATGGTAAAGACCTGGAGATGGTCAAGTTCTTGTTGAGTCAGAATTCTATGAGCATCAACCACCAGGGCAGAGATGGACACACAG CTCTGCATAGTGCCTGTTTCCACGGCCATATCCGTCTGGTGCAGTTCTTGCTGGACAGCGGGGCCGACATGAACCTGGTTGCCTGCGACCCGAGCAGGTCCAGCGGGGAGAAGGACGAGCAGACCTGCCTGATGTGGGCATATGAAAAAG gtCATGATGCCATTGTCACCTTACTGAAACACTACAAACGTCCAGATGACTCCCCCTGCAATGAGTACTCCCAACCCGGAGGGG ATGGGTCCTACGTTTCTGTCCCGTCTCCTCTGGGAAAGATCAAAAGCATGACTAAAG AGAAAGCAGAAGTTCTCCTGCTCAGGGCCAGCCTCCCATCTCATTTCCACCTGCAGCTGTCTGAGCTGGAGTTTAATGAAATTATTGGATCAG GCTCCTTCGGTAGAGTCTACAAAGGCAAATGCCGAAACAAAATTGTCGCCATTAAACG CTACCGAGCCAGCACGTACTGCTCTAAGTCAGACGTGGACATGTTCTGCAGAGAGGTCTCCATCCTCTGTCGCCTCAATCACCCCTGCATCATCCACTTTGTGGGGGCGTGCCTGGACGACCCCAGCCAGTTTGCCATCGTCACCCAGTACGTCTCCGGGGGCTCGCTGTTCTCCCTGCTGCATGAGCAGAAGAG GCTTATCGACCTGCAGTCCAAGCTCATCATTGCCATCGACGTGGCCAAGGGCATGGAGTACCTGCACAACCTCACCCAACCTATTATCCACAGGGACCTCAACAG TCACAATATTCTGCTTTATGAGGATGGACATGCTGTGGTGGCTGATTTTGGAG AATCCAGATTCCTACAATCTGTGGAGGAGGATAACATGACCAAGCAGCCAGGG aacCTGCGCTGGATGGCTCCAGAGGTGTTCACCCAGTGCACTCGCTACTCAGTGAAGGCGGACATGTTCAGCTACGCCCTCTGTCTGTGGGAGCTGCTTACTGGAGAAATTCCCTTTGCTCACTTGAAACCTG CcgctgcagcagcagacatgGCATACCATCACATCCGGCCTCCTATTGGCTACTCCATCCCCAAACCCATCTCTGCTCTTCTGATGAGAGGCTGGAATGCATCACCAGAG GACAGACCTGAGTTCTCTGAAGTGGTTTCCAACCTGGATGAATGCTTGTGCAATGTTGAG cTGATGTCTCCAGCCTCCAGTAACAGTAGCGGCTCCCTGTCGCCCTCGTCCTCCTCTGACTACCTGCTGGGGCGAGGAGGACCCGGTCGGAGTCACGTGGCCGCCCTTCGTTCTCGCTTTGAGCTCGAGTACGCTGTCAACTCTCGCGCCTACGCTTCCTGGACTCAGAG tgAGCGACGTCAAGCATCTAGAGGCCTTTCACTGGAGGAACTAAGAAGGACTATGCAGTTCTCTCCCATCGATCGAAATG gGTACGTTTCCGATCCCATGAGCACCATGAGATTTCGCTCgtccttcagcagcagcagcagctttgagGACAGTAACCAACACTACTAA
- the tnni3k gene encoding serine/threonine-protein kinase TNNI3K isoform X2 — translation MGNYKSRPSLTCTDEWKKKVGESYSVIVEKLEDDLKLKDSELVELKLAFGSDEAFQKVNLSYRTEKGLSLLHLCCACGGNKAHIRALMLKGLRPSRLSRNGFTALHLAAYKDNAELVTALLHGGSDVQQVGYGALTPLHVATLAGHHEAADILLQHGAYVNVQDAVFFTPLHIACYNGHEQVAKLLLKFGADVNASGEVGDRPLHLAAAKGFLSIIKLLMGDGSKANINAQDNEDHVPLHFCARFGHHEIVRFLLQGNFDVQPHSVNIYGDSPLHLACYNGKFAAVKEIIQLSGTESLSKENIFSETVLHSACTYGKDLEMVKFLLSQNSMSINHQGRDGHTALHSACFHGHIRLVQFLLDSGADMNLVACDPSRSSGEKDEQTCLMWAYEKGHDAIVTLLKHYKRPDDSPCNEYSQPGGDGSYVSVPSPLGKIKSMTKEKAEVLLLRASLPSHFHLQLSELEFNEIIGSGSFGRVYKGKCRNKIVAIKRYRASTYCSKSDVDMFCREVSILCRLNHPCIIHFVGACLDDPSQFAIVTQYVSGGSLFSLLHEQKRLIDLQSKLIIAIDVAKGMEYLHNLTQPIIHRDLNSHNILLYEDGHAVVADFGESRFLQSVEEDNMTKQPGNLRWMAPEVFTQCTRYSVKADMFSYALCLWELLTGEIPFAHLKPAAAAADMAYHHIRPPIGYSIPKPISALLMRGWNASPEDRPEFSEVVSNLDECLCNVELMSPASSNSSGSLSPSSSSDYLLGRGGPGRSHVAALRSRFELEYAVNSRAYASWTQSERRQASRGLSLEELRRTMQFSPIDRNGYVSDPMSTMRFRSSFSSSSSFEDSNQHY, via the exons ATGGGAAATTACAAATCAAGACCGTCTCTGACGTGTACAG ACGAGTGGAAGAAGAAGGTGGGCGAGTCGTACTCTGTGATCGTCGAGAAGTTGGAAGACGACCTCAAGCTCAAAGACAGTGAGCTCGTGGAGCTCAAACTTGCTTTCGG CTCTGATGAGGCTTTTCAGAAGGTGAACTTGAGCTACCGAACAGAGAAGGGGCTGTCGTTGCTGCATCTCTGCTGCGCATGTGGAG GGAACAAGGCCCATATCCGCGCCCTGATGCTTAAAGGCCTGCGTCCTTCGAGACTGTCCAGGAATGGATTCACTGCGCTCCACCTGGCTGCTTACAAG GACAACGCAGAGCTGGTGACTGCGCTTCTTCACGGTGGGTCAGATGTGCAGCAGGTGGGATACGGTGCCCTCACCCCCCTGCATGTCGCCACATTGGCTGGGCACCATGAG GCTGCAGATATTCTCCTACAGCACGGGGCTTATGTGAATGTCCAAGATGCTGTGTTTTTCACTCCACTGCATATTGCTTGCTACAATGGCCATGAGCAG GTGGCAAAGCTTCTTctgaagtttggggcagatgTGAATGCGAGTGGTGAGGTGGGTGACCGGCCGCTGCACCTGGCTGCAGCCAAGGGCTTCCTCAGCATCATCAAACTGCTAATGGGGGATGGGAGCAAAGCTAACA TTAATGCTCAGGACAACGAAGATCACGTTCCTCTCCACTTCTGCGCTCGTTTTGGTCACCATGAGATTGTGCGCTTCCTCCTGCAGGGCAACTTTGACGTACAGCCTCACTCCGTCAACATCTACGGGGACTCACCATTACACTT GGCCTGCTATAATGGCAAATTTGCAGCAGTGAAGGAGATTATACAACTTTCTGGTACAGAAAGTCTTTCAAAGGAGAACATATTCAGCGAGACAGTACTTCACAG TGCATGCACCTATGGTAAAGACCTGGAGATGGTCAAGTTCTTGTTGAGTCAGAATTCTATGAGCATCAACCACCAGGGCAGAGATGGACACACAG CTCTGCATAGTGCCTGTTTCCACGGCCATATCCGTCTGGTGCAGTTCTTGCTGGACAGCGGGGCCGACATGAACCTGGTTGCCTGCGACCCGAGCAGGTCCAGCGGGGAGAAGGACGAGCAGACCTGCCTGATGTGGGCATATGAAAAAG gtCATGATGCCATTGTCACCTTACTGAAACACTACAAACGTCCAGATGACTCCCCCTGCAATGAGTACTCCCAACCCGGAGGGG ATGGGTCCTACGTTTCTGTCCCGTCTCCTCTGGGAAAGATCAAAAGCATGACTAAAG AGAAAGCAGAAGTTCTCCTGCTCAGGGCCAGCCTCCCATCTCATTTCCACCTGCAGCTGTCTGAGCTGGAGTTTAATGAAATTATTGGATCAG GCTCCTTCGGTAGAGTCTACAAAGGCAAATGCCGAAACAAAATTGTCGCCATTAAACG CTACCGAGCCAGCACGTACTGCTCTAAGTCAGACGTGGACATGTTCTGCAGAGAGGTCTCCATCCTCTGTCGCCTCAATCACCCCTGCATCATCCACTTTGTGGGGGCGTGCCTGGACGACCCCAGCCAGTTTGCCATCGTCACCCAGTACGTCTCCGGGGGCTCGCTGTTCTCCCTGCTGCATGAGCAGAAGAG GCTTATCGACCTGCAGTCCAAGCTCATCATTGCCATCGACGTGGCCAAGGGCATGGAGTACCTGCACAACCTCACCCAACCTATTATCCACAGGGACCTCAACAG TCACAATATTCTGCTTTATGAGGATGGACATGCTGTGGTGGCTGATTTTGGAG AATCCAGATTCCTACAATCTGTGGAGGAGGATAACATGACCAAGCAGCCAGGG aacCTGCGCTGGATGGCTCCAGAGGTGTTCACCCAGTGCACTCGCTACTCAGTGAAGGCGGACATGTTCAGCTACGCCCTCTGTCTGTGGGAGCTGCTTACTGGAGAAATTCCCTTTGCTCACTTGAAACCTG CcgctgcagcagcagacatgGCATACCATCACATCCGGCCTCCTATTGGCTACTCCATCCCCAAACCCATCTCTGCTCTTCTGATGAGAGGCTGGAATGCATCACCAGAG GACAGACCTGAGTTCTCTGAAGTGGTTTCCAACCTGGATGAATGCTTGTGCAATGTTGAG cTGATGTCTCCAGCCTCCAGTAACAGTAGCGGCTCCCTGTCGCCCTCGTCCTCCTCTGACTACCTGCTGGGGCGAGGAGGACCCGGTCGGAGTCACGTGGCCGCCCTTCGTTCTCGCTTTGAGCTCGAGTACGCTGTCAACTCTCGCGCCTACGCTTCCTGGACTCAGAG tgAGCGACGTCAAGCATCTAGAGGCCTTTCACTGGAGGAACTAAGAAGGACTATGCAGTTCTCTCCCATCGATCGAAATG gGTACGTTTCCGATCCCATGAGCACCATGAGATTTCGCTCgtccttcagcagcagcagcagctttgagGACAGTAACCAACACTACTAA
- the fpgt gene encoding fucose-1-phosphate guanylyltransferase, which translates to MSQGCVRGLRAATKEKLKKFDSLRGGEVRGGEFWDVVAVTAGDGSQREAYELQISEKVGRGELPLGIHYKVFSDPPGSKIGNGGSTLYALQELDDIYGKDLGRLRVILIHAGGFSQRLPSASALGKIFTAMPLGDPLYQMLELKLAMYVDFPSHMQPGVLVTCADDIELYSIAEDESVRFDKPGFTALAHPSPLSIGTTHGVFVLDSFESSAYSEMGNGSCLRFLHKPSVKKMRDCGAVCKRQSGCFSLSDTEFVYTDSTYYIAFETIKTLLNLLKELGPLHCEIDAYGDFLQALGPKATIEYTSNTANVTKEERGLVENRQKIFHLLQGTPLNVILLNNSKFYHIGTTSEYLFHLTEDVALRSELGLLSSAFSVHVNENSGCCVMCSVLDPSCSVGAGSVVEYSRLGAGVSVGKGSIVSSCSIRPGLSVPDAVFMHSVCVNHQDRTGFVTVAFGIYDDLKHSVEAPAYMERLKLFGFSLAECLSHWGMENEVLRFSGDLPSCSLWNACLFPVCSEQQCSFSLSLEMLQAVLSGSVFILPKDAKLMSMQECLQRKNLEEMLKFRMGLHNDITQGRLNS; encoded by the exons ATGAGCCAGGGGTGTGTCCGGGGGCTACGCGCTGCCActaaagaaaagctgaaaaagttTGACTCTCTGCGGG GCGGAGAGGTGCGGGGAGGCGAGTTTTGGGACGTGGTGGCTGTGACCGCTGGGGATGGGAGCCAGAGAGAGGCGTATGAGCTGCAGATCAGCGAGAAAGTGGGCAGAGGAGAGCTCCCGCTTGGGATTCACTACAAGGTCTTCTCGGATCCCCCCGGATCTAAAATAG GGAACGGGGGCTCCACTCTGTACGCACTGCAGGAGCTGGATGACATCTACGGCAAGGATCTGGGCAGACTGCGAGTCATCCTGATCCATGCAG GGGGGTTCAGTCAACGTTTGCCCAGTGCCAGCGCTCTGGGAAAGATCTTCACCGCCATGCCGCTGGGGGACCCCCTCTACCAGATGCTGGAGCTCAAACTGGCAATGTATGTGGATTTCCCATCTCATATGCAGCCTGGAGTACTGGTGACCTGTGCAGATGACATAGAGCTCTACAGTATTGCAGAGGATGAAAGCGTTAGGTTTGATAAACCCGGTTTTACAGCTCTAGCCCATCCCTCCCCACTGTCTATTGGAACCACCCACGGGGTGTTCGTGTTGGATTCATTTGAAAGTTCCGCTTACTCGGAAATGGGGAACGGTTCCTGTCTGCGCTTTCTGCACAAACCAAGCGTCAAGAAAATGCGTGACTGCGGTGCTGTTTGCAAGAGGCAGAGTggatgcttttctctgtctgataCGGAGTTTGTCTACACAGACAGCACCTATTACATCGCTTTCGAAACTATAAAGACTCTTCTTAATCTGCTGAAAGAGTTAGGGCCCTTGCACTGTGAGATAGACGCATACGGGGACTTTCTCCAAGCACTGGGACCCAAAGCTACAATAGAGTATACTAGCAACACTGCTAATGTCACCAAAGAGGAGAGGGGTCTGGTTGAAAACCGCCAAAAGATCTTCCATCTTCTACAAGGGACTCCCCTGAATGTCATTCTCCTCAATAACTCCAAATTTTATCACATTGGAACCACGTCAGAATACCTCTTTCACCTCACTGAGGACGTGGCGCTGAGGAGTGAGCTGGGCCTCCTGTCGTCTGCCTTCAGCGTACACGTGAATGAAAACTCCGGCTGCTGCGTTATGTGCAGCGTCCTTGATCCCAGCTGCTCTGTGGGGGCTGGATCGGTGGTGGAGTACTCCAGGCTTGGAGCAGGAGTATCTGTAGGTAAGGGCTCCATCGTCAGCAGCTGCTCGATCCGTCCGGGCCTCTCAGTGCCCGATGCGGTCTTCAtgcattcagtgtgtgtgaaccACCAGGACCGGACCGGGTTTGTAACTGTCGCCTTTGGGATTTATGACGACCTGAAGCACAGTGTGGAAGCCCCCGCTTACATGGAAAGGCTAAAGCTTTTTGGGTTCAGCCTGGCAGAGTGTCTGTCCCACTGGGGGATGGAGAACGAAGTCCTGAGGTTCTCCGGTGACTTGCCCAGCTGTAGCTTGTGGAACGCTTGTCTGTTTCCCGTTTGCTCTGAACAACAATGCTCCTTCTCATTGTCTCTGGAGATGCTGCAGGCCGTCCTGAGTGGCTCCGTGTTCATTTTACCCAAAGACGCAAAGCTGATGTCTATGCAGGAGTGTTTACAGAGGAAGAACCTGGAGGAGATGTTGAAGTTCAGAATGGGACTACACAATGACATCACACAGGGACGACTGAACAGTTAA
- the acot11b gene encoding acyl-coenzyme A thioesterase 11b, whose protein sequence is MTSEGEDADTAPDPLLIQESEEVYRNPTEVKMSQIVLPCHANHCGELSVGQLLKWMDSTACLSAERHAGCSCITASVDDIHFEHTIGVGKVVNIIANVNRAFMSSMEVGILVTCEDLYTDRQWKVCHAFATFVARRTEAGKVQLKQVVPRTQMEQMEYSLAAERRRMRLIHAEIITDLLSSSTAQLRECQEYQDAVPAERTRVESVELVLPPHANHQVSTFGGQIMAWMENVATIAASRLCNAHPTLRTIDMFHFRGPSHIGDRLVLKAIVNNAFKHSMEVGVCAEAYQGGEPLRHINSAFMTFEVLDGDRKPRTLPRIRPEPVDGKRRYQEAIARKKIRLDRKYIISCKQTEVPLSAPWDPSNQMYLSYNNVTALKLMDTRNNWVLTSEKNKVRLYTLEENHMLCFKVEMHVSVAAEKTFHLLSDLRRRKEWDRHYEECEVIHQADEDDTLYRVATPSVSKGSKGQDFILLASRRKPCDARDPYLIALRSVTLPTHPPTEDYTRGEVLCAGFTIWEESSSVTKITYYNQATPGVLPYISTDIAGLSSSFYSAFSACSQFLEANRDSLAALPPSAL, encoded by the exons ATGACGTCGGAGGGGGAAGATGCCGACACGGCACCTGACCCCCTGCTCATTCAGGAGAGCGAGGAAGTGTACAGAAACCCCACTGAAGTGAAGATGAGTCAGATCGTGCTGCCCTGCCATGCCAACCACTGTGGGGAGCTGAGTGTCGGACAGCTGCTGAAGTGGATGGACTCCACCGCCTGTTTATCTG CTGAAAGACATGCAGGTTGTTCCTGTATCACTGCCTCTGTGGACGACATCCATTTTGAACACACCATAGG GGTGGGAAAGGTGGTCAACATCATAGCAAATGTCAACAGAGCCTTCATGTCCAGTATGGAG gtgGGCATATTGGTGACTTGTGAGGACCTTTACACGGACAGGCAGTGGAAGGTTTGCCATGCCTTCGCCACCTTTGTTGCTAGACGAACTGAAGCTGGAAAG GTACAGCTGAAGCAGGTGGTTCCTCGCACACAAATGGAGCAGATGGAGTACAGCctggcagcagagaggaggaggatgaggctCATCCATGCTGAGATCATTACAGATCTactgagcagcagcacagctcaACTGA GGGAATGCCAGGAGTATCAGGACGCCGTGCCAGCCGAGCGGACACGAGTGGAGAGTGTTGAGCTGGTGTTACCTCCACATGCCAATCACCAAGTCAGCACCTTTGGTGGCCAGATCATGGCCTGGATGGAGAATGTGGCTACAATTGCAGCAAG TCGCTTGTGTAACGCACACCCAACCTTGAGGACCATAGACATGTTCCATTTTCGTGGCCCGTCTCACATTGGGGACCGACTTGTGCTGAAAGCCATAGTTAACAATGCCTtcaagcacag CATGGAGGTGGGAGTATGTGCTGAGGCCTACCAGGGTGGAGAACCTCTGCGCCACATAAATAGTGCTTTTATGACCTTTGAGGTGCTGGACGGTGACAGGAAACCACGCACACTGCCACGGATACGACCGGAGCCTGTG GATGGAAAAAGGCGTTATCAAGAAGCCATTGCAAGAAAGAAGATTCGGCTCGATAG GAAATATATTATCTCCTGCAAGCAAACTGAAGTCCCCTTGTCTGCACCCTGGGATCCAAGTAACCAG atgtACCTGAGCTACAACAATGTAACAGCACTGAAACTAATGGATACCAGAAACAACTGGGTGTTAACCTCTGAGAAAAATAAG GTCAGACTGTACACACTGGAGGAAAACCACATGCTGTGTTTCAAGGTGGAGATGCACGTCAGTGTTGCAGCTGAGAAGACATTCCACCTCCTGTCAGACctcaggaggagaaaagagtgGGACCGACATTATGA GGAGTGTGAGGTGATCCACCAGGCGGATGAGGATGACACCCTTTATCGTGTCGCTACACCCTCTGTCAGTAAGGGGAGCAAAGGCCAGGACTTTATCTTACTGGCATCTAGGAGGAAGCCATGTGACGCCAG GGACCCATATCTGATCGCTCTGCGTTCTGTCACTTTGCCCACTCACCCTCCCACGGAGGACTACACCAGGGGAGAGGTGCTCTGCGCTGGCTTCACAATCTGGGAAGAGTCCAGTTCTGTCACCAAG ATCACCTACTACAACCAGGCAACACCAGGTGTCCTCCCCTACATCTCCACAGACATCGCTGGCCTCTCGTCCAGCTTTTACAGCGCTTTTTCCGCCTGTAGCCAATTTCTGGAGGCCAACAGGGACAGCCTGGCTGCTCTGCCACCCTCTGCACTGTGA